The Sphingorhabdus sp. Alg231-15 genome has a segment encoding these proteins:
- a CDS encoding DUF937 domain-containing protein gives MSILEILQQSGGIETMARELGVNESVAQAGAAALLPAVLGGFKKTTQAHPSGLDGLGGLLGQLGGGGLLDNVLGTEPTPVNQGNEVLGQIFGSKEVSRTVAAGAEQQTGISSDLLKKMLPVVAMMVAGYMAKQGGDDSGNGGGGLGGLIGGLLGGGSSASSSGGLGGLGSLLDLDGDGNPLDDIIGMAGKLAR, from the coding sequence ATGAGCATTTTGGAAATATTACAACAGTCAGGTGGCATCGAAACCATGGCACGTGAACTGGGTGTAAATGAAAGCGTAGCTCAAGCGGGTGCAGCTGCTCTGCTCCCGGCCGTTCTCGGCGGTTTTAAGAAAACCACGCAGGCGCATCCCAGTGGTCTGGATGGCCTGGGCGGTCTCTTGGGGCAGCTCGGTGGTGGCGGGTTGTTGGACAATGTGTTAGGAACCGAGCCTACCCCGGTAAATCAGGGCAATGAAGTGCTCGGCCAGATTTTCGGATCTAAGGAGGTCAGCCGTACGGTTGCAGCCGGTGCCGAGCAACAAACGGGTATAAGCAGCGATTTGCTGAAAAAAATGCTTCCCGTCGTTGCGATGATGGTTGCTGGCTATATGGCAAAGCAGGGCGGTGATGATAGCGGCAATGGCGGAGGCGGCCTCGGCGGTCTGATTGGCGGTCTGCTCGGTGGCGGTTCGTCCGCATCATCGTCGGGTGGTCTAGGCGGATTAGGGTCGCTGCTTGACCTTGATGGCGACGGCAATCCGCTCGATGATATCATCGGCATGGCGGGCAAGCTGGCACGTTAG
- a CDS encoding NfeD family protein gives MTDLITTNPAYVWLTLAALLALAEIFVPGVFLIWVAAAAAVTGIASTFIELTLAGQLTLFGLSTIASVLLGRRWYLTNVVKSEDPLLNDRAARMIGTTVTVVKPVNATSGRVKVADGIWSARGPDLKKGETARIVDVADGVLILEEMPEQIT, from the coding sequence ATGACAGATTTGATAACCACCAATCCCGCTTATGTCTGGCTAACCTTGGCAGCCTTGCTAGCCCTGGCAGAGATATTTGTGCCTGGCGTTTTCCTGATCTGGGTTGCTGCGGCGGCGGCGGTTACCGGTATTGCCAGTACATTTATTGAACTGACTCTGGCTGGTCAGCTGACGTTATTCGGTCTTTCTACCATTGCAAGCGTGTTACTGGGTCGTCGTTGGTATTTGACCAATGTTGTAAAAAGTGAAGACCCACTACTCAACGACCGGGCAGCGCGCATGATCGGAACGACCGTCACCGTCGTCAAACCGGTCAACGCGACATCTGGTCGTGTCAAAGTGGCCGATGGAATTTGGTCTGCACGCGGTCCTGACCTGAAAAAGGGTGAGACCGCGCGCATTGTTGATGTCGCCGATGGCGTATTGATTTTGGAAGAAATGCCCGAACAAATCACCTGA